ACCGCGCGACCTTCCGCGTCTCCTACCGGAAGTAGAGGCCGTTCGAGGACCCGATTTCGTTACGCTCTGCGCCCGCCCCAACCGCACCGATCAGGTCCCGTGGCTCCCCGCGACGCCCAGCCCACCCCACGGCCCGCCCGGCGGTCGCCGTGGCCGGGCTAAAGCGCCCGCAGCCCGTCGGCGTCAAGCAGGTAGGCCGGCGCCAACTCGGTCGCCGGCAGGCCGAGCACCGCCGCGCCGGCGGACTCCGGGGTCGGGGCCGCCGTAAGCCTCGCGGCGAACGCGTCCCGGGAGATCCCTTCGGCCTGCGCATAGGCCCGGATGCCGGTTTCCCCCACCGTCGTCCCCGGAGTGAGCACCGGCAGCACCGCCGTCACCCCGATCCCCGAGTCTCGTGCCTCGCCGGCCGCATAGCCGGTGATCAGCCGGACCGTGGCCTTCGCGCCGGCATATCCACCGCTCAACGGCGAGCCGCGCAACTCCGCCGCGCTGCCGAACACCACGACCCGTGCGCCCGCGGGGAGCGGCAGGCGCAGGGCGGCCCGCAGCCAGACGAAGGCCATCCGCACGTCCTGGTGCCAGTTGACCGAGAACGACTCCCACGAGTGCTCGGTCAGCGGCCGCATCTCCGGCGCCGCGCCCGCGGTCAGCACCAGCAGATCGGGCCGGGTGTCGGCGAGCACCTTCTCGGCGAACACCTCGTCGGTCGCGTCGCCCGCCACGCCGTCGGCGGAATCCGGATGCCGGGCGACGACCGTGACGCGCGCTCCGGCCTCCCGGGCGGCGCGGGCCACCCCGAGACCGAAGCCGCGGCTGCCGCCGACCACCACTGCTGACTTACCTGTCATCGCTGTCATACCCGAGTAGATCCCGCGGCGGTGCCAGAGTCACCGGCTGGCCGAACATCGGGAACAACTCCGCATTCAGGAAGATGTGGATGCTCCGGATTCCGCCGGGATCGATCTCCAGGACGTGCAGGGCGTGTGCCTCCCGGTCGGCGTACATGGCGAAGGTCGGCTGGCCGTTCGCCGTCGGCGTCACCGGGAGCATCGTGAACTGGCCGGGGCGGCGCAGCACGTGAGTGGCGAGGAAACCGA
Above is a genomic segment from Actinoplanes ianthinogenes containing:
- a CDS encoding SDR family oxidoreductase; protein product: MTGKSAVVVGGSRGFGLGVARAAREAGARVTVVARHPDSADGVAGDATDEVFAEKVLADTRPDLLVLTAGAAPEMRPLTEHSWESFSVNWHQDVRMAFVWLRAALRLPLPAGARVVVFGSAAELRGSPLSGGYAGAKATVRLITGYAAGEARDSGIGVTAVLPVLTPGTTVGETGIRAYAQAEGISRDAFAARLTAAPTPESAGAAVLGLPATELAPAYLLDADGLRAL